The Mus musculus strain NOD/ShiLtJ chromosome 6 genomic scaffold, GRCm38.p6 alternate locus group NOD/ShiLtJ MMCHR6_CHORI29_IDD6_1+2 genomic interval GTAAGAGTAGAGCAAGTGAGCTGAGCCAAGCATGTatacattaatttatttcttgttGCTTCTGAATGCCAATATACTGTGACCAAGAGCTTCAAGTTTCTGCCACTTTGACTTCTATAAATGATGGACTGTAATGTAGATTGTGAGTCAAGTAAACCCTTTTCCTCTAAGTAGCTTTTGTCAGGGTATAATGTCAGAGTaacaggaaacaaaactaaaactctTAATTATAATGTATGTGTTCGAGTGTgagttttattatgtttaaaaaaagatttattttaattatgtgtatgtctgtctgtgtgtgggtatatgcagGTAAATGGAGTTATAGGTGGCTATCATCCACCTGACATGGGAGTTAGGaacaaaactcaggtccttttTAAGAACATTATGTGCTCTTACTGGTGAGCAGTTTCTCTAGCCCCTTCttgatgttttttgagacagggtctcatatagtccaggctTATTTCCCACTGGCTGAGGTTGACCTTCAACTCCCTCCCGATTCTCCTAACTCTGCCTCTTGTGGAATAGTATGCCTAGCTTTATTCTGGATATGGAGGACAAAAAGTAATGACACATTACAACCTTGTATTTTAGAGGCTTACAAATAACTGCCAGGCTACTTACAGCTATTATATAAATACAGAAATttcctttgattttgtttgttttttgattggatattttatttacatttcaaatgttttcccatttaCAGGTCTCCCTTTTGGAAACCCCCTACTCCatgccccttccccctgcttctatgagggtgctcccccaatcACCCCCTCTCATCCTCCCATCCTagcactcccctacactggggcattgaacaacctcaggcccaagggcctatcttcccactgatatccaacaaggccatcctctgccacatatgtggccagagccattggtactatattgaatagatagggagagagggggcagccttgtctagtccctgattttaatgggattgcttcaagtttctctccattttgtttgatgttggctactggtttgttgtatattgattgcttttactatgtttaggtatgggccttgaagtcctgttctttccaagacttttatcatgaagggatgttgagttttgtcaaatgctttttcagcatctaatgaaatgagtttttttccctttgagtttgtttatatagtggattatgttgatgaattttcatatattgaactgtccttgcatccatgggatgaagcctacttgaatgattgttttgatgtgtttctaggattcggtttgcaagaatttaattgagtatttttgcatcaatattcataaaggaaattggtctgaagttctctttgttggctctttgtgtggctttggtataagcataactgtggcttcatagaacaaattgggtagtgttccttctgtttccattttatagaatagtttgaagaatattggtattaggtcttctttgaaggtctgatagaactctgctctaaacccatctggtcctgggcttttttttttttttttttagtgattgcttctatttctttaggtgttatgggactgtttagatggtttatttgatccagatttaactttggtatttgctaTATGTCtaaaaaaattgtccatttcatccagattttccagttgtggtaagtataggcttttgtagtaggagctgatgattttttgaatttcatctcccttttcatttctgatcttgaTAATGTGGCtactgtctctctgccctctagttagtttggctaagggtttatctattttgttgatttttctcaaagaaccagctcctggttttgtttattctttatatagttctttttgtttctacttggttgatttcacccctgagtttgactattttctaccatctacacctcttgggtgtatttgcttttttttgttctagagctttcaagtgtgttgttaagctgctagtgtatgctttctccagtttctttttggaggcactcagagctatgagttttcctcttagcacagctttcattgtgtcctataagtttgggtatgctgtaccttcatgttcattaaattctaaaatgtctttaatttctttttttatttcttccttgaccaagttatcactgagtagagcatTGCTCAGCTTCcaatgtatgtgggctttctgttgtttttgttgctactgaagaccagccttaatctatAGTGATCTTATAGGAGGCACAAGATTATTTCAGATAGATAGTAGAAACTTAGGCCTTGATCTCATGTAGGTCGGGGCAGGAGATAGTGAAGAAACACCGTCTCAAtggataataataattgtttagatTGCTtcaaattgttttaattatcaaaatgaagATGATTATTAGTTTGGTGgtatttatgattttaaaagtcctctgggagagaggttaAGCTACTAAATTAATCTATACCTTTAGTGATTTCGGGTTATGGACCAAGGGCATGCTATTTTGGGAGAGAGGCTCTATATCTGTGTTAAAAGGAAAGGAgtgatatggatcagatatgacagaggaagaccccctgaagatcttgactacagaaaagaaaaattggagAAAATCAATCAGGATGGGTAACTTGATCCTCTGATGCCTTGACACAGGAGCAGCCCTATAACTGGCTTAGATATAAAAAGGTCTCTAGGcaaaacttcagctaaaattagacaataaatcttgttggtTGTGGAGTCATTAAGATTCATTGATTCATCGTGCCATCCTTTATATGGCATGAATAAAGATCTATTACAATTGATTATTGATCAAATTAACTCATAAAAGGacagttgtctttcacctgctcaaataaGGAGCAAAAATTCAGCCTTAATTGATCTGTGCACCTTACACAATCCATGCGAATATCTTTATAGTGCTAAAATTTTGGTTGAAGATTCATAGATTACAGAATATGCCTCTGGCAAGATTCATTCTCTATGACCCGTGGTTCCAGTCCCGTACCTCCTGAAGCTGTTTCTAGAGAATTGCTTCCAAACAGCTTCAGGAATAGCTCAGCATATGTTTTGCCTCAGCATGGGTCTTTCCTTAGCcagtgtcttgcctcagcatttGTATCCAATCAGGCTAAGtccatggagtcctgacaaatggcaCTCATCTaagcaatgtaaggcagaccaatacatgcatactgttagcaaagaatccttcatcacatgtcctttcacgtgtttgccttagcagaacatcctttctcctgtgtctgtgtcAGTGAAATGTActttcacaagtctgccttagtctttcacctttTTCCACTTCAGGAGAACACTCAcgtgtttgtcccagcaaaacaccatccaacacaattgATATTTCAAAGAACCCTTAAATTTCCACTTTAGTCAACCAATCATGTAACTGCAAAGTTAGAAGGTCCCTAACCCCTGCTGTAGCTATGATAAAAAGGTAAGGCTTCACCAGCTCAGGGCCTTCCATACCCATCCACTGCATTGGAGAGGTTGGAAGGTCTGAGCTTAAGCTTAAATAAAGACCCTTTGGTTTTGCATAAGAGTTAGATTCCTAGTGGTCTCGAGTGGTCTGTAGGGACCTCACAACCTGGGCAAACAATCTGGGTATCCAAACTCTGTGCCTAATTTTTGTTCAGCAGGAGCTTTATGTGCTGAGCTATGTCCTCAGCTCTCAATGGATAAAATTTTTGTTGTGGTATTTGAAATGATGTTTATAGCCCAGGTCACCtcagaatttactatgtagctgcAGCTAACCCTGAACAAGAAGCCATCCACTCTACCTTAGCCTtatgagtgttgggattacatggTTGAGTCATGATGCAAAGGTTAAATTGTTCTTAGACTCACTTTCTACATTTTTAGTAAATGGCAGTCAACTGATCATTTAGCATATTTAATAGATAtaataaacaacatttttttggttgttgttttgtttgttttcaaagacaggatttttctgtatagccctggatgtcctgggactttgtagactaggctagccttgaactcatagatctgctTGCTTTTGCCTCTTGAGAGCTGAGATTAAGGTGTGCCAAACttgatattttttattgtatgtataaaaCATCATATTAATACTATCATCATTGTTGGCATCATACTTATGTAGGTAACAATGAACCTGATCACCATCATTACCATGACTACTATCTACGTTAAGATCCAAAATAGATTAGATAATCACCATGAGTGAGCCTATGAAGGAAGTGTAGCACTGTATCATTTTACTGACAAATACAATGAATAATAGAACTGAAGGAGTAATGAATTTTCTTAAGGTTTTACTGTTGGTAGAAGATGAAGTCAGGATTTAAACACCGGCAACCTGTTAGACTGACCTGTTATCAGGGGGCAGCCATGGAAAAGAAGTATACATATCCGAGGACATGCAGTCAGAGCAGCTTCTACAGCCTTATCAGTTAGATTTATACAGTATCTCATGTTAATCTCCTATGTGGAAACCAAAATAAAAGAGATTTAAAAGCTAGATTTATAATAACAGCACAAAAAAGTTTAGAAAGTAATTTCATACAAAAACCCTAATGTGATTAAGTTACCATCTTGTCCTGACCCCACTTTGCGTCTGCTTAGACATTTCTCAGCCCCCTGCCCTACCAACAGCTATGTCTGCTTTGACAACACATTTGGGATTTTCTAAGACTCTGACCATGGTTCAAATGTattgaagaataaagataaaaaattactgaactcttcctcaccccagagcccgacccctcccatctagagattgttcccagaacactcctgaactcttcaccccagaatgcattcctgaactcctcaccctagagactgttccaagaacatttttgagataagggcctcctggaacaacctcagaatgaaccgggtacattgccaaataataggacatgaccccttagttacgtagaattcccttggcagaaccccttgtcccttggcagaaccccttagttatgcaaacttgtactttccctgccccgctctccccccttgagtttttcctatataagcctgtgaaaaatttggctcgaggtcgattctcctctacaccatactaggtgtatgagtttcgaccccagagctctggtctatgtgctttcttgctgttgctttattaaatcttgccctcaacattttgagttcggtctcagtgtcttcttgggtccgcggctgtcccgaggcttgagtgagggtctcccttcgggggtctttcagtattAACCAAAATAACTGATGTTTATATAAATTAAAGTAACTGATAATGATATAAATGAAACTGTTATGTTTTGACTGAAATAATTGTCATGTTTTGCCAAAGCAAATGTAGGGTCATTCTGACCCTCATCTGACATTGATAtcattgtggtttttgtctttaaaaattctgtatctctgagtttcaggactCAGAGTCTCTATGAGGCACTAccctaatcttggttgtcagccaataaaagactttaaaaaaaatttttttttaaaataaaagactttttatagCAGTTAGCTGGCCTAATAAGCATGTATTTGTAACTTTCTCATGTGGATTACTTCAGAACCAAATATctacttacttttaaaaatcctaCAACTATGTATAAAGAATTGATGAATGTCCTTATCCTTATATTTCTAATACTTGGGGTgtggaggcaaaaggatcagTTCAATGCCAACCTCcattacaaagcaagttcaaggccagcctgggtaccagaagaccttatctcaaaaccaaaaaaatgttCCCTTGCTGAGcactttctttctcattcttgccacctccccccaccccctttctgccATGAAATGGTATAGCAGAAGCTAAGGCATAGATGTTGGACTTTTCAATCTATAGAACTGAGAAGTAAatatctttcttttataaaaagaaaatcaaaaccaaccaatcaacaaaacaaaaccatgaaaaCCAAGAGTGGTAAAAATAGAGGCTGGGAAAATGGATCAGTAGGtaaaagttctgagttcaattcccaagtaAAGGTGGAAAGACAGAACTAACTCTGTAAAGCTGTGcgctgacctccacacatgttctgtgatatgcatgtgtacaaataatacacaaacttaaagaaaggggCTGCAGAGACAGCTCAATGATATCTGGTATCATAGCAACCatatgttggctcacaactgtctttaactctagttctcgggcatctgacaccctcttctggactcctcaaGCATCAGTCATGCATGTGGTGtacagatacatatgcaggtaaaacacctgTTCACATGGAATAAAAGtaagttttttggtttgtttttagtcagggtttcaccATATcactctggctggtctggaacttactgaataaaccagtctggccttggactcacagagactggcctgtgctggggttaaagagcATGAACTACCACACCTGGAACAAACGcacatgttttttttaaaagaaagaaagaaagaaagaaggaaggaaggaagggagggaggaaggaaggaaggaaggaaggaaagaaagaaagaaagaaagaaagaaagaaagaaagaaggaaagaaagaaagaaagaaagaaagaagaaagaaagaaaggaagaagggaagaaaggaagaaagaaagaaaaaacaagatgaaaatctgggtatggtggtgtaCTCACTGTAATTCTAACAATGAggagattgaggcaggaagactgttgcaagttcaaggccagtttaggctcaaaatataaagcaaaaccGAAATTAAACAGacatcttcaaaagataaaaaggCCAAAGGAAAAGGATATCGCAGCAGGTTATCTCAGGTTTGTTGTACaaacctgaagacctgaattcTTCAAAGCTCATGTAAAGGTGGGAGGAGAACCAAGTGTACAAAGTTGTTTTCTTGTTCCTTGCCCATCAATAATAGTACTCTTTTCCTGAGGATAAAATTTAGTACATTCATAAATGTTTCAAAATTACCTCTAATTGTTTGGCACATGGTCCACTAACAAGTGCAACCACACCATTGTCAGATACCtaaacaaaagggaaaagaaatataTCTTGTGATGGAGATGAAAGAATTTTCTAAAGTACATTAATCATGAAGAATAACTACCTTCCATTCAGCAAACATATATTTTAGTTATATATTCTTCCCATTAACTAAGAGTGAGTTCAATGCCCCTAACAAAGGACCATACTTTTTCTGTTTATTGAAAAGCACATCCAGAAAGATATAGGAAAGGAATAAGTGTTGTATTAATCTTTTACAGAAGTTTTATAAGGGAAGAAATACTTTATCTGACTCATTGACCCAGAACAGCAAGAAAAACCACAAATCACATTATTCCTTATACACAAATACATTGTTCTGAGTTAGGGGCATGGAAAGGTTATAAGGGAGACATATATATTGTTCTGAGGCAGGGTCATGGACTGGTTGgatatgaatgaaaaataaataatacagtgTGAGATCAAAGCTATGTGTTCAACTTAGCTTTTAAAAGTTGATTAcaagactgccatacccgggatccatcccataatcagcctccaaatgctgacagcattgcatacaccagcaagattttgctgaaaggaccctgatatagctgtctcttgtgagactatgccagggcctggcaaacacagaagtggatgcccacagtcagctattggatggaacacaggggccccatggaggagctagagaaagcacccaaggagctaaaggggtctgcaaccctataggtggaacatatatgaactaaccagtaccccccggagctcgtgtctctagctgcatatgtatcagaagatggcctagtcggccatcattgggaagagaggccccttggttttgcaaactttatatgcctcagtacaggggaacgccagagccaagaagtgggagtgggtgggtaggggagttgggggggggtctgagggacttttgggatagcatttgaaatgtaaatgaagaaaatacctaattaaaaaattaaaaaaacaaaaacaaacaaacaaaaagttgatTACGTGAAGAGTTCAAAGTAGAGTAAGATAGAatatgttgtttcttttttaaaggtaagTTATATTTAAACAAGCTGAATACACAATAAAAAAGCTTTAAATGATCTCAAAGCATATAATTAACTTGGTAACAATTGGGCAAATGTTCTATCTGTGAAGGCAAGTTTTAAGAAGCATTCTTGAAAAATCATTCTCATACCATCAAGATCATGAAATAAATGGTCAACAATTTAAACAGTAGCAAAAGAACTAATGATAGTCTGATTAGTCATGGATAATAACTGGGACAGTATGTAAGTTGTGCCAAGTTATCTCTCACTTACCTGCGTAGTTGAAATGTCAACACACTGCAGAAATGGGCAGTTTTTTCCTAATGCATGTAAGGACACATCAGTAATACCTAAGCAGCCACCCAAATCAATGATCTTTAGCAGATGACAATTGAGTGCAAGAGCAAGGACTCCTTCATCAGTGACACTGCAACATCCTTTCAAATAAATTTCATGAAGGTCTGAACAGGATGAAGCCACAGCTTTTATTCCTGGGAGAAAACAGAATTACTATCAGTGAACTATATTGTTATAAAGGTAttactataaaattaaaaatacccaAATAATTATCAGGAAAAAAATTCTTTACACATTAGAGGGACAAGGACATTCTTTATGAAATATAATCATAGGGAAGCTTAATGGAAGCCTGTAGGAACAGATATCAGAGGCTGCTTTCATAAAGGCTGCTTCAGTCCTTTAGAAAGCAACCCCTTTTGTTCTTGACCTGATATTCTGTTAGATAACTAAAGTGGATACATGTTAGACATATCTTCCTTGGAAGAATAGGCCCATACTTGACTGTACTAATTACTGGATTAAAAATGCAGTAAGGTAGTGAGTGAGTCTGTCAGAGTTTCCTTGCTTTACCTTAAACTAGCTATGGTTTGCCCTCACCAATGTAGTCATAGTTACTTTTGTCTTATACTTTAAAAAGTTGttacagttctttttttctttagaatactttttttcccccctgggaAATTTGAATCTATATCCTAGGCTATTCATATTCGGTTCAGAATAAACTATTTTCTTATCTCCTTCTAGTGAGGTCAGTATTTTGCATCATATTAAACAGGCAAATGCTCTACTCGTGAACTATAGACTGTTTTTCACTCTAACAATCACCAATTTTATGTTAGCCAGTTTCAAAGTAGTCCATCCTACAACAGGCCAAGTATATCCAGGAAAAGGTGCAGAAGCAAGAAAAGTAGATTTATGAAGGTAGCAGTTTTGTTAGTTGTGAAGGCTAGGGAGGGAGATCTTAGAGGTAAAAAGACCAGATGAAGCATTCTACTAGCTATTTCCAAGTTCCCGTCATTGGCAAAGAACTCAGAGACAAAGTATGAAATCAGGATGAAGTTTTACTCTACAAGAGAGTAGGAATTTCAAGCGAGCCTCAGGATTCAGGCTTTTCTTGGTAGGTCATGTGCTTTAGACAGGAATGTTTGCCATCATGCACATCCCatgattccttttttttcctctggccAGAACATCACAATGGACTTGAACTTTCTGtagctatttatttatatactcaaTCATCCCcaacctcctcctctttcttcagaCAGggactatgtagtccaggctggcccgtAACTCACAAAGATCACCCTGCCTCAACTTCTAGAGTGCTAGAGTTACAAATGTGAGTCACCATGGTTGGCTTCTTGTCTTAAAACACACATTCTTCATGTTAAGTTTCATAGCAATTAGCTAAAAACTAAGGAATAATTTTATAAAGGCTAGATATTTTGGGTTCTATAGCTCTAAAGAGAGGTCTGACAATTTACATACTTTCAGCAAAAGAATGAGAAGAATGGAAAGCAAAAGGGCAAAGCAGCAGAGGATAAATCCAAAGGAGCAGCTCTGTGAAGATATACTTATTCTTCTAGTGATATTGAAACAGGCACTTAGAAACAGCTTTTGTTAAAAAAGGTTGCCTATTCACTTGGTCTGACAAGGCAACTAAGGTGAGATATAAGCCTGACATCGTTGCCCTTGTTTTATGTCTATAGCTTTTACTTTTAAGACAGGCAACAAAGGAAATATCGTTTAGTTTGGGACTCTATTTGGAACATATACACGTTCTCCTCTTATAATAATGTACTTGGAAGCCTGTTTCTTTTATCTGTATAAttatccacacacatatatagcaacTTCAGAACTCCATCAACTTCCTACCTTCTTCAGGCTATTTATACTCCCATCTCTGAAAAATAGTATAGATCCTCTCCAAGACCCCAGTAAcaatatatttcttttacttttcctttttttttttggagggggtggttgagacagggtttctctctgcagccctggctgtcctggaactcaggctgtagaccaggctggcctcgaattcagaaatccgcctgcctctgcctcccaagtgctgggattaaaggcatgtgccaccactgcctggcaacagtGTTATTTCTAATTATCCAGGTACAAAGAACCGAATTCAGGATGAACTGGTTTTGGGTGCATCACCATAAGGCAAAATTGTGTCCTTTTGTAAACTTTCAGGGAGAATCCCCTATTTACCATTTTGTGCCTATGCATAATTGGGCACAGAAGGTAACTTATGGAAGGGGACATGTATAATAGGCAAAATAAATACATGAGTTAATCTATCAATCAAAATAGAGAACCACCTAAACTATGCTCTTTAGTAATCAGCTCCACTGATGCAAAATCAATACTCTTACCTCAAATTGTTAAGAGATAGTATACTGTTGAGTTTATGAATGACTATGGTTATAGAACACTGGTTCAAGTTATCCCCAATTCCATATTCCAAGTTAACAGCTTCATGATACTGTTATAGTaatagaactgaaaaaaaaattgtaactcaaaacactttaaaaaaaaaaataaaacaactgggggcttgcttataaGTTCAGAGGGTAAGTCCATGACCACCATGGTAGCAAGGGAGCAAGGCAGCAGGcagtaggcatggtgcaggagcaatagctgagagcttgcaTCCTAATTCACAAACATGGGCAAAGAGAATAAGActgggggcttttgaaacctcagcgGCACACTAACTCTAATAAGGCTACCCtactaatccttcctaaacagttcaccAAATGAGAACcaaatattcacatatatgagcctatggaggccattcttattcaaaccgccactttttttcccccagatggTTCTCAGTGGCCTCTGGTTCAAATGACTAGCGTTTTACAACAGAGGACACATATTCCTGGCCCAGGCCACACTGCTAGTATTCACATGCCTAGGCAGGAAGCCAGACAAGCTTCTGGGACTACCCAATAGTGTGTCTAACATTTGGACAAATGGCTTCCTTGTGGGGCTAGACACTGCTAGAGAAGCTCTTTGTAGGCATGTGGCTTAGGCAGCCAGAACCATATGTTCATTGGCCTTGTGGGAACAGCATAGGCCACTCTGGCATTGAAGAGACCTGACCTGCCTCTGCACTTTCCCGCTGCTCATGCAGTCAgagctccccttccccttttcctagCATAGATGCCTCTGGCCTTGTGGAAAGGGCAAACAGAGAGGGCCCAGCCTGGTGCTAGAATATTGCAATTCCCCTTTTCATGGTGGCACTCCCTTCCTCTTAACAACTTCCCTATGGGAGAAGGCAGACACCAGTTTTGGGAACAGACAAAAGG includes:
- the Amn1 gene encoding protein AMN1 homolog isoform 1 (isoform 1 is encoded by transcript variant 1); its protein translation is MPLSGVVSQLLELCLQYLVINISRYISDIKYLPSNIKDRLIKIMSIRGRITDSNISEVLHPEVQRLDLRSCDISDVALQHLCKCRKLKALNLKSCREHRNSITSEGIKAVASSCSDLHEIYLKGCCSVTDEGVLALALNCHLLKIIDLGGCLGITDVSLHALGKNCPFLQCVDISTTQVSDNGVVALVSGPCAKQLEEINMRYCINLTDKAVEAALTACPRICILLFHGCPLITDRSQEVLEQLIGSRKLKQVTWSVY
- the Amn1 gene encoding protein AMN1 homolog isoform 3 (isoform 3 is encoded by transcript variant 4) — encoded protein: MACLRCLQYLVINISRYISDIKYLPSNIKDRLIKIMSIRGRITDSNISEVLHPEVQRLDLRSCDISDVALQHLCKCRKLKALNLKSCREHRNSITSEGIKAVASSCSDLHEIYLKGCCSVTDEGVLALALNCHLLKIIDLGGCLGITDVSLHALGKNCPFLQCVDISTTQVSDNGVVALVSGPCAKQLEEINMRYCINLTDKAVEAALTACPRICILLFHGCPLITDRSQEVLEQLIGSRKLKQVTWSVY
- the Amn1 gene encoding protein AMN1 homolog isoform 2 (isoform 2 is encoded by transcript variant 2); this encodes MSIRGRITDSNISEVLHPEVQRLDLRSCDISDVALQHLCKCRKLKALNLKSCREHRNSITSEGIKAVASSCSDLHEIYLKGCCSVTDEGVLALALNCHLLKIIDLGGCLGITDVSLHALGKNCPFLQCVDISTTQVSDNGVVALVSGPCAKQLEEINMRYCINLTDKAVEAALTACPRICILLFHGCPLITDRSQEVLEQLIGSRKLKQVTWSVY